Below is a genomic region from Thermodesulfovibrionales bacterium.
GAGAGGGAAGGTATACTTTCTGAGATAAAAAAGAGGGAACATTATGAAAAGCCTTCTGTAAAGAAAAAGAAGAAGGCCCTTGCTGCCCGTAAAAAAGCCCTCAAAAAATTAAAACAGCTTGCGGCAAAATAATGCCTCTTATTGAAAAGATTGAAGAGGATTTCA
It encodes:
- the rpsU gene encoding 30S ribosomal protein S21, with protein sequence MPSVNVKESESFENALKKFKKQCEREGILSEIKKREHYEKPSVKKKKKALAARKKALKKLKQLAAK